A genome region from Ptiloglossa arizonensis isolate GNS036 chromosome 4, iyPtiAriz1_principal, whole genome shotgun sequence includes the following:
- the LOC143145788 gene encoding uncharacterized protein LOC143145788: MTRERGLIAKSRDAYLPYKLPTGGGLFVSSNLLAQSRARQRPILAATPFVEPFWFYSSVQSSHYAYYTKDVDRWSRKLRCRQASCSNGLLADNEQRSSIEDCQNLYVPRATETRAILDLGFGGLSTSLSHRPFTKCCFQISGLGSIQHDAESKYRREEREAHERANVYMCVCERARACG, translated from the exons ATGACGCGTGAACGTGGCCTTATCGCGAAATCTCGTGACGCGTACTTACCGTATAAATTACCCACGGGAGGCGGGCTGTTCGTCAGTTCAAATCTTCTCGCACAATCGCGAGCAAGACAAAGACCCATTCTTGCTGCAACACCATTCGTAGAACCGTTTTGGTTCTATTCGAGCGTTCAATCTAGTCACTACGCGTATTATACAAAAG aTGTTGATCGGTGGAGCCGTAAGTTACGTTGCCGGCAAGCAAGCTGTTCGAACGGTCTATTGGCGGACAACGAACAACGGTCGTCTATTGAAGACTGCCAAAACCTGTATGTTCCAAGGGCCACCGAAACCCGCGCCATCCTCGACCTCGGCTTCGGCGGTCTTTCAACGTCACTCTCACATAGACCCTTTACCAAATGCTGTTTTCAAATATCAGGATTAGGAAGCATTCAACATGACGCTGAATCAAAGTAtcgaagagaggagagagaagcGCACGAAAGAGCgaatgtatatatgtgtgtgtgtgaaagAGCGCGTGCATGCGGCTAG